A single window of Podarcis raffonei isolate rPodRaf1 chromosome 9, rPodRaf1.pri, whole genome shotgun sequence DNA harbors:
- the ATOH1 gene encoding transcription factor ATOH1, with the protein MSHLRAVAAPSEWGEGGRDLGSQQQPLEDSLLLGQEATAASRGFSSAWLGICCPGRVTSSPRYLLSGAAEGDDEEEDEEEEDEDDEELLEAGAAEHLGGGSRSRSGGSGKLCALQEHHRRHHHHHQAGGTPGDAQATRPRAPCPGGVGGLLRQGPQVSGVQKQRRLAANARERRRMHGLNHAFDQLRNVIPSFNNDKKLSKYETLQMAQIYISALAELLHSPPPADGAPASQTYERAPCTPPVGGALQQQPRSQASGHCRTRFPQEQPAGGGAGGGGFSVQLDPLHFPSFTELGQKAPSPAQLLPPSGQAQQERRKPSPPAHRSDGEFSPRSHYSDSDEAS; encoded by the coding sequence ATGAGCCACCTGCGCGCCGTGGCTGCGCCCAGCGAGTGGGGCGAAGGCGGCAGGGATTTGGGCTCCCAGCAGCAGCCATTGGAAGACAGCCTTCTGCTGGGACAGGAGGCGACGGCGGCAAGTCGCGGCTTCTCCTCAGCCTGGCTGGGCATCTGCTGCCCAGGCCGGGTCACCTCGTCGCCCAGGTACCTGCTCTCAGGAGCAGCTGAGGGGGACGATGAGGaagaagacgaggaggaggaggacgaggacgaCGAGGAGCTTTTGGAGGCAGGCGCGGCCGAGCACTTGGGCGGCGGCAGCCGGAGCCGGAGCGGCGGGTCGGGGAAGCTGTGCGCGCTGCAGGAGCACCACCGtcgccaccatcaccaccaccaggcAGGCGGCACCCCTGGCGACGCGCAGGCGACGCGGCCCCGCGCGCCCTGCCCCGGCGGCGTCGGGGGTCTGCTCCGCCAGGGCCCTCAGGTAAGCGGCGTGCAGAAGCAGAGGCGCCTGGCGGCCAACGCCCGCGAGCGGCGGCGGATGCACGGGCTGAACCACGCCTTCGACCAGCTGCGCAATGTCATCCCCTCCTTCAACAACGACAAGAAGCTCTCCAAGTACGAGACGCTGCAGATGGCGCAGATCTACATCAGCGCGCTGGCCGAGCTGCTGCACAGCCCACCTCCAGCCGACGGCGCCCCCGCCAGCCAGACTTACGAGCGCGCGCCCTGCACCCCGCCTGTAGGGGGCGCTctgcagcaacagccaaggtCCCAGGCCTCGGGACACTGCCGGACGCGTTTTCCCCAAGAGCAGCCGGCTGGGggcggggcaggaggaggaggcttctCGGTGCAACTGGACCCGCTGCATTTCCCCTCGTTCACGGAGTTGGGGCAGAAAGCCCCCTCGCCGGCGCAGCTCCTGCCGCCGTCGGGCCAGGCCCAGCAGGAGCGGAGGAAACCCTCGCCGCCGGCCCATCGCAGCGATGGGGAGTTCTCGCCCCGATCCCATTACAGTGACTCTGACGAGGCCAGCTAG